GGTCGAGCCGCCGTGCAGCCCCTTGTGACTGAACTCCTTCAACGCCGCCGCGAGGATCTGCTCACGACGCAGCTCGATGCTGACCCGAGGCCTGCGTTCCCCCGCCATGGTTGATAGTTAACACTCACTACCGGGTCGGCGTCAACTCGGCACCGCGCAGGCGGCGGGCATCGCCGACCGGACGGACCCGCCGTGCGGATGACGTGGTCCATCCGCCTCTCCCCCAGCCCCGGTATGCCGCGCGTTCGCCCGCTCGCCGGGTCCCGGAACAACCGCCGACCGTACCGGGGAGGACGGCGAGCGGCAGGACTGCGGCCGAGCTGTCGCCGTGTCCTCGCCTCGGTCACCGGGTATGGGAGCGCCGAGAGCCCGAATGCCGACGCGAGCAGCTCGGCCAGCGCTGTGCCCGCCCGGCCCCGACGCCGGGCGGGCACAGTGAGCAGGCCGACTCAGGACTTCGACGTGCTCCCGGTCGACGCGCTCGCGGTCGACACCGCCTCGTTCGACACCGCCCCGGTTGACGCCGCCCGGTTCGCCGGATGCGCGTGCTCCAGCGAGGCACCCTCGACGTCGACGTCCGGCATGGCCTTGTCGAGCCACTTCGGCAGCCACCACGCCTTCTCGCCGAGCAGGTGCATCAACGCGGGCACCAGCACCATCCGGACCACGAAGGCGTCGAAGAGCACACCGATCGCCAGCCCGAACCCGAGCGGCCGGACCATGCCGAGGTGGCTGAAGACGAAGCCGCCGAAGACCGAGATCATGATGATCGCGGCAGCCGTGACGACCGCCCGCCCCTGCCGCAGGCCCTGCACCACCGCCGCCCTGGCGGGCATGCCGTGGACGTGCGCCTCCCGCATGCCAGAGACCAGGAAGAGCTGGTAGTCCATCGCGAGGCCGAACAGGACGCCCATGATGATGATCGGGCCGAAGCTCAGCACCGGGCCGGGCTCGTGCACGCCGAAGACGTCCGACAGCCAGCCCCACTGGTAGATGGCCGTGACCGCGCCCAACGCGGCGAACAGCGACAGGACGTATCCGGCCGTGGCGATCAACGGCACCAGCAGCGAACGGAACACCAGCACCATGATCAGCAGGGAGAGGCCGACGACGACCACCAGGTAGACCGGCAGCGCCTCCGCGAGCTTCTCCGAGACGTCGATGTTGCCCGAGGCCTGGCCCGCGACGCCCAGGGTCGCGTCACCCGACAGCGGCGTCAGCGACCGCAGATCCCGGACGAGGCCCTCGGTCGAGACGCTCGAGGGACCCTCCGCCGGCACCACCTGGAAGAGGAAGACGTCGCGATCGTCGGAGACGACGATGGGCGCCACGGCGGAGACGTCGTCGTGCTCCATCAGCTCTGCGGCGACCCCCGCCTGCGTCGCGGTCACCTCGGTCTCGCCCACCGCGTCCGACAGCTCGGCGACGACCAGCAGCGGACCGTTCATCCCGGGCCCGAACTCCGACTCGATGGCCGCGTAGGCCTGGTACTGCGTCGTGTCGGGCGATTCCGAGGAGCCCTCGGGCAGGCCGAGTCGCATCGAGAGCGCGGGGACCGCGAGCACGAGCAGTCCCAGGGTGGCCAGTGCGACGGCGCCGAGCGCGCGGGGAGTGCGCATCGGCTTGACCTCGGTCTCGGTGTGCCGTGCGTCGCCGATGGTCGCGCGAGCGCGACGCCCCAGCGCCCTGGTGCCGAGCAGACCGAGCAGCGCGGGCGTCAGGGTGATCGAGACCAGGACGGCGACCAGGACACAGGCCGCGCCGACGATGCCCATCGTGGCGAGGAAGGGAATCCCGGTCACGCCGAGCGCGACCAGCGCCACGATCACGGTGCTGCCCGCGAACACGACCGCGTTGCCCGCGGTGCCGTTGGCCAGGCCGATCGACTCGTCCACGTCCATGCCCGCCAGCAGCTGCTTGCGATGCCGGTTGAGGATGAAGAGCGAGTAGTCGATCCCGACCGCCAGACCCAGCATCACGCCGAGTACCGGGGTGACGGAGGCCATCGGGACGAGACCGGAGAAGGAGAGGGAGGCCGCGACGCCTACGCCGACACCGACGAGCGAGCTGAGCAGCGGCGTGACCGCCGGGAGGAAGGCCCGCATCATGATCAGCAGCACCAGGCCTGCCACGATGACGCCGATGACCTCGCCGGGGCCGAGGATGCCCTCGGTGGAGGCGGTGATGGTGGCCGACCAGTCGATGTCGACCCCGGCGATGTCGCCTGCCGACAGCACGTCGGCCACTGCGGCCTTCACACTGTCGGGCAGCTCGAACAGCGTCTCCTCGAAGGCGATGGTGGCGATGGCGGTGCGCCCGTCCGCCGACACCGTGCCGATGGAGGAGGCGAAGTCGACGAGCGCGCCGCCGTGCTCGAGTTCGGCCTCCTGCGTCTCGATCTCCGCCAGGCCCGCCTCCAGCTGCGCACGGCCCGCGTCCAGCTCGGCCTGCTGCTGCTCGAAACTCGCGGCGGCCTGCTCGTAGACGCCTGCGTCCTGCGCCTGCGCGATCGCGGCGTCGAGCTGCGCCTGGCCGCCCGCCAACTGCTCCGAGCCCGCGTCGAGTTCGGCGCGCGCCTCCTCGATCAGCTGTCGACCGCCGGTGACCTGCTCCTCGGCCTCGGCGCGCTGCGCCTCGACCTCGAAGGGACTGGTCACAGCCGTCACGCCGTCGACATCGTCGACCTGACCGAGCAGCGCGTCGATCTCCGCCCGCTGTGCGGTGTCGAACTCGTTCCCCTCGGTCGCGAAGACCACGGAGGCCGTGGCGCCGGTCAGCTCGGGGAACTGCTCGGTCAACCGGTCGTTGACCCGCTCGGTCTCGGTGCCGGGGATCGAGAAGCTGGAGGCCAGAGAGCCTCCGAGTGCGAGGAAGGCACCGCCCGCCGCCGCGAGCACGAGTATCCACGCGGCGATGACGGCCCACGCGCGTCGCGCGGAGAACCGTCCTAGTCGGTACAGGAGGTTGGCCACCAGGCGCCTTTCGTTGAATCGGACATTTCTTGCGGACGCCACCCTATCCAACGCCTGTCGGTTATCCGACTCGTGTCGGATAACTGTCGGAGTGTCCTCGGACACGTGAGAGGATCGCCGTCATGGACCCCCGAGTCGCCCGCACCCGCGCGAGCCTCCAGAAGGCCCTCCTGGACCTCGCCCGCGAGCGACCGCTCGACGAGGTCGCGGTCGGCGACGTCACGGCGCGGGCAGGCGTGAACCGCAGCAGCTTCTACCAGCACTACGCGGACAAGGAGACGCTGCTGGCCGAGGCGCTGGAGAACGCCCTCCACGACGTCTCCACGCAGCTGCCGGAGGTACCGATCGCCTCGGGGACGCCGACCATGCCCAGCGAGCTCATCACCTACCTCGAGCACATCGCGGCCAACGCGGCCGTCTATCGCCGGGTCCTCGGCGAGCACGGATCGACGGTGGTCACCGCCCGGCTGCGGCAACGAGTCGAGCTGATCGTGCGCGACGCGGTGGGCGCCGCCCACTCGCCTGCACACACGGACCTGCCCGTCGACGTCGTCGCCTCGGGGATCGCGGGCAGCGCCCTGGGGGTGATCACCGCCTGGATCGCGCGCGATCCACTGCCGCCGCCGGACGTCGCGGCGGACTGGCTGTGGCGCATGCTGCTGGGGATCGGCGCCTGGCGGCAGCCGGACTGACCAGGCCGAACACCGGCCCGCCCCGCTCGGCGCGTGGGCGGGGAGCGGGGGCCGTCGACGACGCCGACGAGGTCACCGGCCAACCACAGGTCCGTGATTCGTCGATCGTCTTGTCGTCGCGGGGGAACCGACGGGCAGGCAGGAGCGTCGAGTGATGGGACATCCCACCACTCGTTCAGGAGATCACGTGCGCCCAGCACTACCCTCGGTCGTCACCGCGACCGCCGCCGCCCTCGTCACCTTGGCGTTCCCCGCCACGGCGGCGGCTGCGGAGGCGATCAACGGCCCGATCCACTTCGGCTCCTCCTCCGTCATCAACCCGGACGGCACCGATGAGCGAAGGATTCCGGAGCGGGACACCCACACCTACTACTCCGACTTCCTGTCCTTCTCACCGGACGGGGAGAACACCCTCTACGTCACCTACGAGACGCCCGAGCCGGACTCGATGACCATGCTGGCCATCGACAATCCGGAGTACACCGCGCCTACGACACTCGTCACCAGCGGCGAACTGGACGCGTCCTACATCGGCAACGCCTCCTGGTCGCCGGACGGCGAGTGGATCGCCTTCCGCTTCGCCGACTCGAGCGGCTCACATGAGATGGGCATGATCAGGCCGGACGGCACCGACCTGACCGTGCTCACCGTGCCGAGCCACCTGGACAGCCACAGCGTGTCCTGGCTGCCGGACTCCTCCGGCATCGTCTACACCAGGTCTCCCGCGTTCGCGGAGAACTATCTCTGCACGATCACCATCACCACCGACAGCAGCGACTGCGTCGACCTGCCGGGCGGCCAGGAGTGGTTCTTCGACCGGGCACAGGTCTCTCCTGACGGCACGACCGTGCTGCTGACCAGCCAGATCGATGTCGATCCTGAGCTCGGGTCCACGTACGACCTGATGCACCTGAACATCGACGGAACCGGCATGGTCAACCTCACCGAGAACGAGACGGGCGACCAGACCACCGACGCCGTGTGGTCCCCGGACGGCACGGCGATCGCCTTCGTCCGCTCGAACTCGCTGTGGACGATGGACGCCGACGGCGGCAACGACACCCAGCTGAGCACCTCGTACGGCAACAACATCGCCTGGCAGCCCGTCTTCTGACCTCCCGCCTCGTCGCCCGGTGCCGATGATGCGGCGCCGGGCGGCGAGATTCCTCGGGCCGAGGCGGTCGCAGGACCCTGCTCCGCCGACCGCACCAGCGCCTCCCCACCGGACTCTGTTCGAGCGGTGGAGCACGGGTGGGCAGACCAACTCGCCTGCGACGTGTACCGAACCGGGGCCGCCGATCGCAGACGCCGGTCAGTGAGCCGTCAATCATTTGCCTTCGCGGGGGAACCGACAGGCCGCCTGCCCCGTCGAGGTGATGAACATCGACCACTCACTGGGGAGATCCGATGCGCCGAGCACTACCCGCGGTCGTCACCGCGACCGCAGCCACCATCCTCACCCTGGCGTTGCCCGCCACGGCCTCGGCCGCGACCAACGGCCCGATCCACTTCGGCTACTCCTCCGTCATCAACCCGGACGGCACCGGCGAGGGAAGCATTCCGAGCCGGGGCCTCTACTCCGACTTCCTCTCCTTCTCCCCGGACGGAATGAACACCCTCTACCGCAGCCAGGAGAGCACCGAGCCGAACGCGCCGACCACGCTGGTCATCGACAACGCGCAGTACACCGCGCCCCGCACGCTCGTCGACAGTGCCGAACTGGGCGTGTCCTACGTCAGCACCTCGGCCTGGTCGCCGGACGGCGAGTGGATCGCCTTCCGTTCCTTCGCCACCGACGGCTCGCGGGACATCGGCCTGATCAAGCCGGACGGCACCGACCTGACCATGCTCACCGTGCCGAGCCACCTGGACATTTTCAGCGTGTCCTGGCTGCCGGACTCCTCCGGCGTCGTCTACACCAGGTCTCCCGGCGTCGGCGACTACGAGCTGTGCACCACCACCGTGGCCACCGACGGCACCGACTGCGTCGACCTGCCCGGCGGACAGGAGTACTTCTTCGACCACGCCCGGGTCTCCCCCGACGGCACGACCGTGCTGCTGACCAGCCAGACCAGCGTCGACCCGGAGACCGGTTCCGTCTACGACCTGGTGCGCGTCGACATCGACGGCACCAACCTGGTCAACCTGACCGAGAACGAGGCGGGCAATCAGACCACCAGCAGTGCCTGGTCCCCGGACGGCACGGCGATCGCGTTCTCCCGCTACGACGGCCTGTGGACCATGGACGCCGACGGCGGCAACGCCACGCGGCTGAGCACCGCCAACGGCGACAACGTCGCCTGGCAGCCCGTCTCCTGATCCCGGCAGGCCGCCCGGCGCCGAACCGTCGGCGTCGGGCGGCCGGCTCACGAACCTCGGCGCGGCCCGATCCTCAGGCCGTACTCCGCACCGACGACACCGCCGACACTGCCGAACGAGGACCGCGCACCGCCCGGCAGGAGGCCCGTCGGAGCAGGTCCGCCCCGCTGTCCCGGCCAGGAGAGCAGCCCCGCCCCCGGTTTCGATTCTGCGCGACCGGCACGCAAGCCGGTCCGCAGCCACTACGCCGGGTCTCGGGGTGCAGCGAGACCAGGTGGTGATCGTCATGTCCACGAGGATTCGCGGCGGCATCGCGGCGCTGATCGCCGTGGGCGCGGCCGCCGTGGTGTGGTCGGTCGTGGTGATCGCCTCCTCGCCCGGCCGGGCCGTCGATTCGCCGTCCTCGAATCCGCCCGATCGATCGGGCGTCGAGAAAGTCGAGAGCGGCCCTTTCCTGAATTCGACTCCCGGCTACTGGACGCCCGAGCGAATGCGTTCGGCGAAACCCGCCACACCGATTCAGCCGTGATCACGTCGTGAATCCTGCTCTCGCGCACAGAATTCGTGATCCGGCGGCACGACGGCGGCGAATCTATTCAGGACGGATGACCACCCGGGTGTCCACCGCACAGCGTCGTCGAGCGCGGTGACTCGCGGAGCGGCCCGGCAGGTCAGCCGTCGGACATCCCGCCGTCCTCTCTTTCTCGTCAGCCCGAGATGAACTCCGCACGTGCGACCGACAGCGCTCTCGCGGTGCTCGTCGTGTTCGGCCAGCCGCGCCACCAGGAACGCGCGGACCTCCCGGTAGGTGTCCGGTCCGAGCGGCACCTGTCGTGAGACTCGGGTGTCCGCCGTTGCACCGGGCGGATCGATCACCGGTCGGCGCGGCTCAGGGCTCCTCGAACCAGTGAGCCGCCAGGGGAGCGGGGCGGGCCGCACGACGCCGTCGTGCGCCGTCGACCCCGCCGAGGACGAACCGCCGTCGGGATCGCACGGAAGCGGACCGACGGTTACCCGCTGTCGAT
The Actinoalloteichus fjordicus DNA segment above includes these coding regions:
- a CDS encoding MMPL family transporter — its product is MANLLYRLGRFSARRAWAVIAAWILVLAAAGGAFLALGGSLASSFSIPGTETERVNDRLTEQFPELTGATASVVFATEGNEFDTAQRAEIDALLGQVDDVDGVTAVTSPFEVEAQRAEAEEQVTGGRQLIEEARAELDAGSEQLAGGQAQLDAAIAQAQDAGVYEQAAASFEQQQAELDAGRAQLEAGLAEIETQEAELEHGGALVDFASSIGTVSADGRTAIATIAFEETLFELPDSVKAAVADVLSAGDIAGVDIDWSATITASTEGILGPGEVIGVIVAGLVLLIMMRAFLPAVTPLLSSLVGVGVGVAASLSFSGLVPMASVTPVLGVMLGLAVGIDYSLFILNRHRKQLLAGMDVDESIGLANGTAGNAVVFAGSTVIVALVALGVTGIPFLATMGIVGAACVLVAVLVSITLTPALLGLLGTRALGRRARATIGDARHTETEVKPMRTPRALGAVALATLGLLVLAVPALSMRLGLPEGSSESPDTTQYQAYAAIESEFGPGMNGPLLVVAELSDAVGETEVTATQAGVAAELMEHDDVSAVAPIVVSDDRDVFLFQVVPAEGPSSVSTEGLVRDLRSLTPLSGDATLGVAGQASGNIDVSEKLAEALPVYLVVVVGLSLLIMVLVFRSLLVPLIATAGYVLSLFAALGAVTAIYQWGWLSDVFGVHEPGPVLSFGPIIIMGVLFGLAMDYQLFLVSGMREAHVHGMPARAAVVQGLRQGRAVVTAAAIIMISVFGGFVFSHLGMVRPLGFGLAIGVLFDAFVVRMVLVPALMHLLGEKAWWLPKWLDKAMPDVDVEGASLEHAHPANRAASTGAVSNEAVSTASASTGSTSKS
- a CDS encoding TetR/AcrR family transcriptional regulator produces the protein MDPRVARTRASLQKALLDLARERPLDEVAVGDVTARAGVNRSSFYQHYADKETLLAEALENALHDVSTQLPEVPIASGTPTMPSELITYLEHIAANAAVYRRVLGEHGSTVVTARLRQRVELIVRDAVGAAHSPAHTDLPVDVVASGIAGSALGVITAWIARDPLPPPDVAADWLWRMLLGIGAWRQPD
- a CDS encoding TolB family protein → MRPALPSVVTATAAALVTLAFPATAAAAEAINGPIHFGSSSVINPDGTDERRIPERDTHTYYSDFLSFSPDGENTLYVTYETPEPDSMTMLAIDNPEYTAPTTLVTSGELDASYIGNASWSPDGEWIAFRFADSSGSHEMGMIRPDGTDLTVLTVPSHLDSHSVSWLPDSSGIVYTRSPAFAENYLCTITITTDSSDCVDLPGGQEWFFDRAQVSPDGTTVLLTSQIDVDPELGSTYDLMHLNIDGTGMVNLTENETGDQTTDAVWSPDGTAIAFVRSNSLWTMDADGGNDTQLSTSYGNNIAWQPVF
- a CDS encoding TolB family protein, with protein sequence MRRALPAVVTATAATILTLALPATASAATNGPIHFGYSSVINPDGTGEGSIPSRGLYSDFLSFSPDGMNTLYRSQESTEPNAPTTLVIDNAQYTAPRTLVDSAELGVSYVSTSAWSPDGEWIAFRSFATDGSRDIGLIKPDGTDLTMLTVPSHLDIFSVSWLPDSSGVVYTRSPGVGDYELCTTTVATDGTDCVDLPGGQEYFFDHARVSPDGTTVLLTSQTSVDPETGSVYDLVRVDIDGTNLVNLTENEAGNQTTSSAWSPDGTAIAFSRYDGLWTMDADGGNATRLSTANGDNVAWQPVS